From Roseburia hominis, the proteins below share one genomic window:
- the ylxM gene encoding YlxM family DNA-binding protein, with the protein MDEILKQTLLYDFYGELLTEHQKAVYEQAVLEDFSLSEVAAQEGISRQGVHDLIKRCNRSLESYEEKLHLVERFMSVKQKVHEMDELLTHYEEHDSKELVARLKTISGEIIEEL; encoded by the coding sequence ATGGATGAGATATTAAAACAGACACTTTTATATGATTTCTACGGCGAGCTTTTGACGGAACACCAAAAAGCAGTTTACGAGCAGGCTGTTCTGGAAGACTTCTCTTTAAGCGAAGTGGCTGCCCAGGAGGGAATCAGCCGTCAGGGCGTACATGACCTGATTAAGCGTTGCAACAGATCGCTGGAGAGTTATGAAGAGAAGCTTCACCTGGTGGAACGTTTTATGTCTGTAAAGCAGAAAGTTCATGAGATGGATGAACTGCTCACCCACTATGAGGAGCATGACAGTAAGGAACTTGTCGCAAGACTTAAGACGATTTCCGGTGAGATAATAGAGGAGTTATAA
- the ffh gene encoding signal recognition particle protein, with amino-acid sequence MAFDSLTEKLQNVFKNLRSKGRLTEEDVKTALREVKMALLEADVNFKVVKKFIKDVQERAVGQDVMNGLNPGQMVIKIVNEEMVSLMGSETTEIKLQPGSAKTVILMAGLQGAGKTTSTAKLAGKYKLKGKKPLLVACDVYRPAAIKQLQINGEKQGVEVFSMGENQRPANIAKAALEHAAKNGNNIIILDTAGRLHVDEEMMAELQEIKEAVEVHQSILVVDAMTGQDAVNVADSFNQKIGIDGVILTKLDGDTRGGAALSIKAVTGCPILYVGMGEKLSDLEQFYPDRMASRILGMGDVLSLIEKAGAEIDEDQAKKMTEKLKKAQFDFDDYLESMKQMRKMGGFGSIMSMLPSLGGMGGRGKMPEIDSDEAEKKMARVEAIIYSMTPAERRNPDLLNPSRKHRIAKGAGVDIAEVNRTVKQFDQMRKMMKQFPGMMGGRGGKKGRMKLPF; translated from the coding sequence ATGGCATTTGACAGCTTGACCGAGAAACTTCAGAACGTATTTAAGAACCTGCGCAGTAAAGGGCGCCTTACGGAAGAGGATGTAAAAACCGCTCTTCGCGAAGTCAAGATGGCTCTTCTGGAGGCAGATGTTAACTTTAAGGTCGTCAAAAAATTCATCAAAGACGTGCAGGAGCGCGCGGTCGGCCAGGACGTTATGAACGGACTGAATCCCGGCCAGATGGTCATTAAGATTGTGAATGAAGAGATGGTAAGCCTGATGGGAAGCGAGACTACAGAGATAAAGCTCCAGCCGGGCAGTGCCAAGACGGTAATCCTGATGGCCGGTCTGCAGGGTGCCGGTAAAACGACCAGCACAGCAAAACTGGCAGGCAAGTACAAATTAAAAGGCAAAAAACCTCTTCTGGTCGCCTGTGACGTCTATCGTCCTGCAGCAATCAAGCAGTTACAAATCAACGGTGAGAAACAGGGCGTGGAGGTATTCTCCATGGGCGAGAACCAAAGGCCCGCCAACATAGCAAAAGCAGCCCTGGAACATGCCGCGAAGAATGGCAACAACATTATTATTCTGGATACGGCAGGCCGTCTGCATGTAGATGAAGAGATGATGGCAGAGCTTCAGGAGATCAAAGAGGCCGTGGAAGTTCACCAGAGCATTCTGGTCGTAGATGCTATGACCGGACAGGATGCCGTAAATGTAGCAGATAGTTTTAATCAGAAGATAGGAATAGACGGAGTGATCCTTACCAAGCTGGACGGTGATACCAGAGGCGGTGCGGCGCTTTCCATCAAAGCAGTCACCGGCTGCCCGATCCTCTATGTCGGTATGGGAGAGAAGCTCTCAGATCTGGAGCAGTTCTATCCGGATCGTATGGCTTCCCGTATCCTGGGAATGGGCGATGTCCTCAGCCTGATCGAGAAGGCAGGCGCCGAGATTGATGAGGATCAGGCCAAAAAGATGACGGAAAAGCTCAAGAAGGCACAGTTCGACTTTGACGATTATCTGGAAAGTATGAAGCAGATGCGTAAGATGGGCGGTTTCGGAAGTATCATGAGTATGCTTCCCAGCCTTGGCGGTATGGGAGGACGCGGCAAGATGCCGGAGATCGATTCCGATGAAGCTGAGAAGAAGATGGCACGCGTGGAGGCGATTATTTATTCCATGACTCCCGCAGAACGAAGGAATCCGGATCTTTTGAACCCGTCCCGCAAGCACAGAATCGCGAAGGGGGCAGGAGTCGATATCGCAGAAGTGAACCGGACCGTCAAGCAGTTCGACCAGATGCGCAAGATGATGAAACAGTTCCCCGGCATGATGGGAGGACGCGGCGGCAAAAAGGGACGTATGAAGCTCCCGTTCTAA
- the rpsP gene encoding 30S ribosomal protein S16, which produces MAVKIRLKRMGQKKAPFYRIVVADGRAPRDGKFIEEIGTYDPTRDPSVFKVDEEAAKRWLQNGAQPTETVGKIFKAAGIEK; this is translated from the coding sequence ATGGCAGTTAAAATCAGATTAAAAAGAATGGGACAGAAGAAGGCTCCTTTCTATCGTATCGTTGTAGCAGACGGACGCGCTCCGAGAGATGGAAAATTCATCGAAGAGATCGGTACTTATGATCCGACCCGTGATCCGAGCGTATTCAAGGTAGACGAAGAAGCAGCAAAGAGATGGTTACAGAATGGTGCACAGCCGACAGAAACAGTTGGAAAGATCTTTAAGGCAGCTGGCATTGAAAAATAA
- a CDS encoding KH domain-containing protein, whose amino-acid sequence MKNLVEVITKALVDNPEGVVVTEKQEGKTTVIEVHVSDNDMGKVIGKQGRIAKAIRSVVKAAAAKEDKKVVVEIMQ is encoded by the coding sequence ATGAAAAATTTAGTTGAAGTTATCACAAAAGCACTGGTTGACAATCCAGAGGGTGTTGTGGTTACAGAAAAACAGGAAGGTAAGACCACTGTAATCGAAGTACATGTGTCGGATAATGACATGGGAAAGGTAATCGGCAAACAGGGTCGTATTGCAAAAGCAATCCGTTCTGTTGTAAAGGCTGCGGCAGCAAAAGAGGACAAGAAGGTCGTAGTTGAGATTATGCAATAG
- the rimM gene encoding ribosome maturation factor RimM (Essential for efficient processing of 16S rRNA), producing MINSEYLQVGVITSTHGIKGEVKVFPTTDDPTRFDDLKQVILDTGRAQLPLEIEHVKYFKQYVILKFKGINDINDIEKYRKMPLFVSREDAVELEEDEYFVADMLGLTVYTEDGKEFGVLKDIMETGANDVYVVDSKEHGEVLLPAIHECILDVDLEKRRMTVHIMNGLI from the coding sequence ATGATAAATAGCGAGTATTTACAGGTGGGAGTCATCACCTCCACACATGGAATCAAAGGGGAAGTAAAGGTGTTTCCGACCACCGACGATCCGACACGGTTTGATGATTTAAAGCAGGTGATCCTGGATACCGGACGGGCACAGCTTCCACTTGAAATCGAACATGTGAAGTATTTCAAACAATATGTGATCCTGAAATTCAAAGGGATCAATGACATTAATGATATTGAAAAATACCGTAAGATGCCTCTTTTCGTTTCACGCGAGGATGCGGTTGAACTGGAAGAGGATGAATATTTCGTGGCGGACATGCTGGGACTAACCGTCTATACGGAGGACGGCAAAGAGTTTGGCGTCTTAAAGGATATTATGGAGACCGGGGCAAATGATGTCTATGTGGTAGACAGCAAGGAACACGGCGAAGTGCTTCTTCCGGCAATCCACGAGTGTATTCTGGACGTGGATCTTGAGAAACGCAGGATGACTGTCCACATCATGAACGGTCTTATATAG
- the trmD gene encoding tRNA (guanosine(37)-N1)-methyltransferase TrmD, with translation MKFHIMTLFPDMIMNGLGTSIIGRAVEKGILEIKAWNIRDYAFNKHQSVDDYPYGGGAGMLMQAEPVYQTWKAICEDSGILEPPGGAAPEENEVTLAGRKTPRVVYLSPQGRPFSQAMAEEFAKEEELILLCGHYEGIDERVLEEIVTDYVSAGDYVLTGGELPAMMIVDAISRLIPGVLHNDVSAEFESFQDHLLEYPQYSRPEIWHDRQVPPILLSGHHANVEKWRREQSVIRTAKWRPDLLEHAELTKKEQELVRQTIEEQEEASGEKLQKS, from the coding sequence ATGAAATTTCATATTATGACATTATTTCCGGATATGATCATGAATGGACTGGGTACCAGTATCATCGGGCGTGCGGTGGAAAAAGGTATATTGGAGATCAAAGCATGGAATATCCGGGACTATGCGTTCAACAAGCATCAGAGCGTAGATGATTATCCGTATGGGGGCGGCGCCGGTATGCTGATGCAGGCAGAGCCGGTCTATCAGACCTGGAAGGCGATTTGCGAGGATTCCGGTATATTAGAACCCCCGGGCGGTGCAGCGCCGGAGGAAAATGAGGTAACCCTGGCAGGTAGAAAAACTCCACGGGTCGTATATCTGTCCCCGCAGGGCAGACCATTTAGTCAGGCCATGGCAGAAGAATTCGCAAAAGAAGAGGAGCTTATCTTGCTCTGCGGCCATTATGAGGGGATTGATGAGCGTGTTTTGGAAGAGATCGTGACCGATTACGTCTCAGCCGGAGACTATGTGCTTACCGGAGGCGAGCTCCCCGCTATGATGATAGTAGACGCGATCAGCCGTCTGATTCCGGGAGTCCTGCACAACGATGTGTCCGCAGAGTTTGAAAGTTTTCAGGATCATCTACTGGAATATCCACAGTATTCCAGACCAGAGATCTGGCACGACAGGCAGGTACCGCCAATCCTTCTTTCCGGCCATCACGCTAACGTGGAAAAATGGAGAAGAGAGCAATCCGTGATCCGTACAGCCAAATGGCGGCCGGACCTTCTTGAACATGCCGAACTTACAAAAAAAGAGCAGGAACTGGTCAGGCAGACGATTGAGGAGCAGGAAGAAGCCAGTGGTGAAAAACTGCAAAAATCCTAA
- the rplS gene encoding 50S ribosomal protein L19 — protein MNDIIKNIEAAQLKENAPQFNVGDTVKVYGKIKEGNRERIQVFEGTVLKKQGGGARETFTVRKNSNGIGVEKTWPLHSPNVEKVEVVRRGKVRRAKLNYLRERVGKRAKVKELVK, from the coding sequence ATGAACGATATCATCAAAAATATCGAAGCAGCACAGTTAAAAGAGAATGCTCCCCAGTTTAACGTTGGTGACACCGTAAAGGTTTACGGAAAGATCAAAGAGGGTAACCGCGAGAGAATTCAGGTGTTCGAAGGAACAGTTTTGAAGAAACAGGGCGGTGGAGCAAGAGAAACATTTACAGTAAGAAAGAATTCTAACGGTATCGGTGTTGAGAAGACATGGCCGCTGCACTCTCCGAACGTAGAGAAAGTAGAAGTTGTCCGCAGAGGTAAAGTAAGACGTGCGAAACTGAACTACTTAAGAGAACGCGTAGGCAAGAGAGCAAAAGTAAAAGAATTAGTAAAATAG
- the lepB gene encoding signal peptidase I, with translation MHRDLKFGKETKRRMDLEWVPKALLWILQIAIVCLFAFVFVWYFGQRVSNIGDSMSPVLKNGDVVLVNRIIYDASMPKRGDIIVFKPNGNENLHSYVKRIIGLPGETVQIREGEIYINGKKLKEDYKTSEITDPGLAVEEITLEGDEFFVLGDNRESSGDSRIADIGNVKRSEIEGKAWFIIAPGKHFGFISMKE, from the coding sequence ATGCACAGAGATTTAAAATTCGGCAAAGAGACGAAGAGGAGGATGGACCTGGAGTGGGTGCCCAAAGCCCTCCTTTGGATACTTCAGATTGCAATCGTCTGTCTGTTTGCTTTTGTGTTTGTATGGTATTTCGGCCAGAGGGTAAGTAATATCGGCGATTCCATGAGTCCGGTGCTGAAAAATGGTGACGTGGTACTGGTCAACCGTATCATTTACGACGCCAGTATGCCTAAAAGAGGAGATATCATCGTTTTCAAACCTAATGGAAATGAGAATCTTCATTCCTATGTCAAGCGTATCATCGGTCTTCCCGGCGAAACGGTGCAGATCAGGGAAGGCGAGATTTACATAAATGGTAAGAAATTAAAGGAAGACTACAAGACTTCCGAAATCACAGATCCTGGACTTGCCGTGGAGGAGATTACACTGGAGGGAGATGAATTCTTCGTGCTGGGAGACAATCGGGAAAGCAGCGGCGACAGCCGGATCGCGGATATCGGCAATGTAAAACGCTCTGAGATTGAGGGAAAGGCATGGTTCATCATTGCCCCCGGCAAACATTTTGGATTCATTTCCATGAAAGAGTAG
- the ylqF gene encoding ribosome biogenesis GTPase YlqF codes for MNFQWYPGHMTKARRMMQENIKLIDLMIELVDARIPQSSRNPDIDELGKNKARLILLNKSDLADDRCTEEWMQYFKGKNYHVVKVNSRSGAGIKSIQGVIQEACKEKLERDRKRGILNRPVRAMVVGIPNVGKSTFINSLAGKACAKTGNKPGVTKGKQWIRLNKNVELLDTPGILWPKFEDQEVGLRLALIGAIKDDIMNLEELALELITFLKAAYPGVLASKYNIQEAEDPYACLLAITESRKCLGSGGVPDTGKAASLLMDDFRGGKIGRITLEFVKE; via the coding sequence ATGAATTTTCAATGGTATCCTGGTCATATGACGAAAGCACGCCGCATGATGCAGGAGAATATAAAATTAATCGATCTAATGATCGAACTGGTAGATGCCAGGATTCCGCAAAGCAGCCGGAACCCCGACATCGATGAGTTGGGGAAGAACAAAGCACGACTGATCCTCCTGAACAAGTCAGACCTGGCCGACGACAGATGTACTGAGGAATGGATGCAGTATTTTAAAGGAAAGAATTATCACGTTGTAAAGGTGAACTCCCGCAGCGGTGCGGGAATCAAATCAATCCAGGGCGTGATTCAGGAGGCTTGTAAGGAAAAGCTAGAGCGCGACCGGAAACGGGGAATCCTAAACCGCCCGGTACGTGCCATGGTGGTGGGAATCCCCAATGTAGGGAAGTCCACCTTTATCAATTCACTTGCCGGAAAAGCGTGTGCCAAGACAGGTAACAAACCGGGCGTCACCAAAGGAAAACAATGGATACGGCTCAATAAGAATGTGGAGCTTCTTGATACCCCCGGGATTCTCTGGCCCAAGTTCGAAGACCAGGAGGTGGGACTTCGTCTGGCTCTGATTGGCGCCATTAAAGATGATATCATGAACCTGGAAGAATTAGCTTTAGAACTTATTACATTTTTAAAAGCTGCGTATCCGGGAGTTCTTGCCTCCAAATATAACATCCAGGAAGCAGAAGATCCCTACGCCTGTCTCCTGGCTATTACTGAAAGCCGTAAATGCCTTGGAAGCGGCGGCGTACCGGATACCGGAAAGGCGGCGTCCCTTCTCATGGACGATTTCCGCGGCGGGAAAATAGGCAGGATCACACTGGAATTTGTAAAGGAGTAG
- the lepB gene encoding signal peptidase I, whose translation MATKAAKQEQTEEKREPKKEQNVLVELGGWAIYFLIVIGMTWLIITFVGQRTKVDGHSMEPTLQDGDNLIVDKISYRLRAPRRYEIIVFPYQHAENVYYIKRIIGMPGETIQIIDGSVYIDGELLADEIYGAEPIKNAMTAAEPITLGEDEYFVMGDNRNHSSDSRDPSVGVLHRDQLIGRAWVRIYPFNKIGMIQHK comes from the coding sequence ATGGCAACAAAGGCAGCAAAACAGGAACAGACAGAAGAGAAACGAGAGCCGAAAAAGGAGCAGAATGTGTTGGTAGAACTTGGCGGGTGGGCCATTTATTTCCTGATCGTCATTGGCATGACCTGGCTGATCATCACTTTTGTAGGGCAGCGAACGAAGGTGGACGGTCATTCGATGGAGCCTACCCTTCAGGACGGCGACAACCTGATCGTGGACAAGATTTCCTATCGTCTGCGCGCCCCGCGGCGGTACGAGATCATTGTTTTCCCCTATCAGCATGCGGAAAATGTATACTATATCAAACGAATCATCGGAATGCCCGGCGAGACGATTCAGATTATCGACGGAAGCGTCTACATAGACGGTGAACTTCTGGCCGATGAAATCTATGGGGCGGAACCGATTAAAAATGCCATGACAGCGGCTGAGCCTATTACTCTGGGAGAAGATGAATATTTTGTTATGGGTGATAACCGAAATCACAGTTCGGACAGCCGGGATCCCAGCGTCGGGGTGCTGCATCGGGACCAGCTGATCGGAAGAGCATGGGTCAGGATTTATCCATTTAACAAAATCGGAATGATCCAGCATAAGTAA
- a CDS encoding ribonuclease HII, whose translation MTAKKNIRQIEEELKNAGSKQAELLALYETDERSGVQKLIAKYRRAEEKLQAELTRLKQMWNYEHKYPDAAYICGIDEAGRGPLAGPVVAGAVILPRDCEILYLNDSKQLSAKQRDALYDEIMEKALYVGVGMAGPGRIDEINILQATYEAMRAAIQNLGVRPDILLNDAVTIPGVDIPQEAIIKGDAKSVSIAAASIIAKVTRDRLMIEYDKVLPQYGFAGHKGYGSAKHIEAIREFGPTPIHRKTFITHFI comes from the coding sequence ATGACAGCAAAAAAAAATATCCGCCAGATAGAGGAGGAACTGAAAAACGCCGGTTCCAAACAGGCAGAGCTTCTTGCTCTTTATGAGACAGATGAGCGAAGCGGCGTACAGAAACTGATTGCAAAATATCGCCGCGCGGAAGAAAAATTACAGGCAGAACTGACGCGGCTTAAGCAAATGTGGAACTATGAGCACAAATATCCCGACGCCGCCTATATCTGCGGGATTGACGAGGCCGGAAGAGGCCCTCTGGCCGGACCGGTTGTGGCAGGCGCAGTGATTCTTCCCAGAGACTGCGAGATTCTCTATTTGAATGATTCAAAACAGCTTTCGGCAAAGCAGCGGGATGCCCTCTACGATGAGATCATGGAGAAGGCGCTCTACGTAGGCGTCGGCATGGCAGGGCCTGGCCGGATTGATGAGATCAACATCCTGCAGGCTACCTACGAGGCTATGAGGGCAGCGATCCAGAACCTGGGCGTGCGCCCGGATATCTTACTCAATGACGCTGTGACCATACCGGGAGTCGATATCCCCCAGGAGGCCATCATCAAAGGCGACGCTAAAAGCGTCTCCATTGCGGCGGCAAGCATCATTGCCAAGGTGACCAGGGACCGCCTTATGATCGAATACGACAAGGTTCTTCCACAGTACGGTTTTGCCGGTCATAAGGGCTATGGCTCAGCAAAACACATTGAAGCGATCCGTGAATTTGGACCCACGCCGATTCACCGGAAAACATTTATCACTCACTTTATCTAA
- a CDS encoding YraN family protein, which produces MAGNRRAAGTHYEQLAGEFLEKQGYRILAYNYRCRYAEIDIVAMEGETLVFCEVKYRKGDESGHALEAVDSKKQRRLWYAALNYLSAKQLTDIPCRFDVLGITGTTFTLVKDAFQYTGGS; this is translated from the coding sequence ATGGCAGGAAACCGCAGGGCAGCCGGGACACACTACGAACAGCTTGCCGGAGAATTTTTGGAAAAACAGGGCTATCGGATTCTTGCATATAACTATCGATGCCGCTACGCTGAGATTGATATTGTGGCCATGGAAGGGGAAACTCTGGTCTTCTGCGAGGTCAAATATCGCAAAGGCGATGAGAGCGGACATGCGCTGGAGGCTGTTGACTCAAAAAAGCAGCGTAGATTATGGTACGCAGCGCTAAACTATCTGTCCGCAAAACAGCTCACCGACATTCCCTGCCGTTTTGACGTACTTGGCATTACAGGAACAACATTTACCCTTGTAAAAGATGCATTTCAATACACAGGAGGTTCATAA
- the pgeF gene encoding peptidoglycan editing factor PgeF produces MNHRLQYKGETKVYQEVGFDSANDPVPFLKFPLLEKTGVVNHGISTRLGGVSTGYLSSMNLSYTRGDDPENVLENYRRMADAIGVKVEQMVATHQTHTTNVRLVTREDAGKGVIREKDYTDVDGLMTNVPGICLVTFYADCVPLFFVDPVRRVIASSHSGWRGTVGKMGRVTIEKMRETYGCCPEDIYAAIGPSICQDCYEVSEDVIDQFKQAFPKEVWSRLFYSKENGKYQLDLWKANEQVLLDAGILPTHLTVNNVCTCCNPDLLFSHRASQGKRGNLAAFLALKEENE; encoded by the coding sequence ATGAATCATAGATTACAATATAAGGGGGAGACAAAGGTCTATCAGGAAGTAGGTTTTGACTCTGCAAATGACCCCGTCCCCTTTTTGAAATTTCCACTTTTGGAGAAAACAGGCGTTGTAAATCACGGGATTTCCACACGTCTGGGAGGAGTCAGCACGGGATATCTATCCTCCATGAACCTAAGCTACACACGGGGCGACGATCCTGAAAACGTTCTGGAGAATTATAGGCGTATGGCGGATGCTATTGGCGTTAAGGTGGAGCAGATGGTCGCCACGCACCAGACCCACACCACGAATGTACGGCTCGTTACGCGCGAGGATGCCGGCAAAGGCGTCATACGCGAAAAAGATTATACGGATGTGGACGGACTTATGACCAACGTGCCAGGGATCTGTCTGGTAACCTTCTACGCAGACTGCGTTCCTTTGTTCTTTGTGGACCCCGTCCGGCGTGTGATCGCTTCCAGCCACTCCGGCTGGCGGGGAACTGTAGGGAAAATGGGGCGTGTCACCATCGAGAAGATGAGGGAGACATACGGTTGTTGCCCTGAAGATATCTATGCTGCGATCGGACCATCAATCTGTCAGGACTGTTATGAGGTCAGTGAGGATGTGATCGATCAGTTCAAACAAGCATTTCCAAAGGAAGTGTGGTCGCGCCTGTTTTATTCCAAGGAGAACGGAAAGTATCAGCTAGACCTCTGGAAGGCAAACGAACAGGTTCTTCTGGACGCCGGAATCCTCCCCACACATCTGACCGTAAATAATGTATGCACCTGCTGTAATCCTGATCTCTTGTTCTCCCACAGAGCTTCTCAGGGAAAACGAGGAAATCTGGCGGCCTTTCTGGCACTAAAGGAGGAGAACGAATGA
- a CDS encoding mechanosensitive ion channel domain-containing protein codes for MILENLHCAIGIAAADLVEETLQESVQETVSTVDELSKYFREKLPGILNFSIKVLLALFLFWLGHKLINWIRKLIRASMERAGSDTGVRQFVDSFAKFGLHIILLLIIGNWVGVESTSVAALVASAGVGVSLALQGSLSNLAGGMLILTLKPFVVGDYIIEDTHKNEGTVKEIQIFYTKLATVDNRTIVIPNGILANSSLTNVTDKDFRQLDLRVGISYESDLRLAKDILRDILKNDPCVEKEMDHNVFVDSLAESCVSLGVRAWVKTGDYWPTRWRMLEEIKLIFDEKGIVIPYNQMTVHVKQEALSEMQ; via the coding sequence ATGATCTTAGAAAATTTACATTGCGCCATCGGCATAGCTGCGGCAGATCTCGTGGAGGAGACACTGCAGGAAAGTGTGCAGGAGACGGTCTCTACGGTAGATGAATTGAGTAAATATTTCCGCGAAAAACTTCCCGGCATCCTGAATTTCAGCATCAAAGTGCTATTGGCCCTTTTCCTTTTCTGGCTGGGACATAAACTGATCAACTGGATTCGCAAATTAATCCGAGCTTCAATGGAAAGGGCCGGATCGGACACCGGTGTCAGACAGTTTGTAGATTCCTTTGCAAAGTTCGGACTTCATATCATCCTGCTCCTGATCATCGGGAACTGGGTGGGAGTAGAATCCACCTCCGTGGCCGCCCTTGTAGCCTCAGCCGGCGTTGGCGTCAGTCTTGCCCTGCAGGGAAGCTTGTCGAACCTGGCAGGCGGAATGTTGATCCTGACCCTGAAGCCCTTTGTCGTGGGAGACTACATTATTGAAGATACGCATAAAAACGAAGGCACCGTAAAAGAGATTCAGATTTTCTACACAAAACTTGCCACCGTGGATAACCGTACCATCGTGATTCCCAACGGAATACTGGCAAACAGCAGCCTCACCAATGTGACGGATAAAGATTTCCGCCAGTTGGATTTGCGGGTAGGCATTTCCTACGAATCGGATCTCAGACTTGCCAAGGATATCCTGCGCGATATTCTGAAAAACGATCCCTGCGTTGAAAAGGAAATGGATCATAACGTTTTCGTAGACAGCCTGGCAGAAAGCTGCGTAAGCCTCGGAGTGAGGGCATGGGTAAAGACGGGAGACTACTGGCCGACACGCTGGCGCATGCTGGAAGAGATCAAACTGATCTTTGACGAGAAAGGTATCGTAATCCCGTATAACCAAATGACCGTCCACGTAAAACAGGAGGCTTTGAGCGAAATGCAGTAG
- a CDS encoding ACT domain-containing protein, which yields MEHTKYYVVKKKALPEVLLKVVETKRLLASNRGMSIQEATELTGISRSSFYKYKEDIFPFHENEKGQTVTMVILLDDTPGVMAELLKKISEYKANILTIHQSIPLNGVATLTISVEVLAATGNMSQLVEDLEKNLGVHTLEIVGRE from the coding sequence ATGGAACACACGAAGTATTATGTTGTAAAAAAGAAAGCCCTTCCGGAGGTACTTCTCAAGGTGGTGGAGACGAAACGCCTGCTCGCCTCCAACCGGGGCATGAGTATCCAGGAGGCAACAGAGCTCACCGGGATCAGCCGAAGCTCCTTCTATAAATACAAAGAAGATATTTTTCCCTTCCACGAGAACGAAAAGGGTCAGACAGTGACCATGGTGATCCTGCTGGATGATACCCCGGGAGTCATGGCAGAGCTTTTGAAGAAAATCTCAGAATATAAGGCGAATATCCTGACGATCCACCAGAGTATCCCACTAAATGGAGTGGCCACCCTGACCATCAGTGTGGAGGTCTTAGCGGCAACGGGGAACATGTCCCAACTGGTGGAGGATCTGGAAAAAAACCTGGGTGTCCATACACTTGAAATCGTCGGAAGAGAATAA